In the Euphorbia lathyris chromosome 5, ddEupLath1.1, whole genome shotgun sequence genome, one interval contains:
- the LOC136231254 gene encoding cytochrome P450 81Q32-like, whose translation MVASIIYLFLPAVFVLLFLNYRSRNYHKNLPPSPPALPILGHLRLLKPPLHRTLHRLSQDYGSIISLCFGFRLVVVVSSPSAVEECFTKNDVILANRPKFLAAKLLAYNYSTMPSSSYGDHWRNLRRIATIEIFSTQRLNMFLSIRKDEIKRLIIKLSRCDSSLEDFNRVGLRPMFRDLTFNVMMRTIAGKRYYGEDVSDQEEATQFRSIMDEIASYAGVSNRGDFLPILNWIDGGRFENKLKQLGEKTDRFSQGLIDEHRYKKGNLENTNSMIDHLLTSQQSQPDYYTDEIIKAMILSLILAGTDTSAVTLEWTLSALVNHPNILSKATKEIEDEVGKEQLVDESDLQKLLYLKNIILETFRLYPPVPLLLPHVSSEACMIGGYNVPRDTLVLVNSWAIHRDPTVWEDPLSYRPERYENGEGDGFKLMPFGLGRRSCPGAGLAHRVVGLTLASLIQCFEWKRVSEEEIEMIEGGGLTMPKAKPLEALCRPRGVIISKILS comes from the exons ATGGTAGCCTCGATCATTTACTTATTTCTTCCCGCCGTATTTGTCCTCCTCTTTTTGAATTACCGGTCCAGAAATTACCACAAAAACCTCCCTCCTTCTCCACCTGCTCTACCTATTCTCGGCCATCTCCGCCTCCTAAAACCACCTCTCCACCGCACTCTCCACCGTCTCTCTCAAGATTACGGCTCAAtaatttctctctgcttcggATTCCGCCTTGTTGTCGTAGTCTCATCACCATCCGCCGTCGAAGAATGTTTCACAAAAAATGACGTAATCTTAGCCAATCGTCCCAAATTCCTAGCAGCCAAACTTCTAGCTTATAACTATTCCACTATGCCTTCATCCTCCTACGGCGATCACTGGCGAAACCTCCGCCGAATCGCAACCATCGAGATCTTCTCAACTCAGCGACTCAACATGTTTCTTAGCATCCGGAAAGACGAAATCAAGCGGCTAATCATAAAGCTAAGCCGATGCGATTCCTCTCTCGAAGATTTTAACAGAGTCGGATTGAGGCCGATGTTTAGAGATCTGACTTTCAATGTTATGATGAGAACGATTGCAGGAAAGAGATATTATGGAGAAGATGTGAGTGACCAGGAAGAGGCGACTCAGTTCAGATCGATAATGGATGAGATTGCGTCTTACGCTGGGGTTTCAAATCGAGGCGATTTCTTGCCGATTTTGAATTGGATCGACGGTGGAAGATTCGAGAATAAGTTGAAACAACTGGGAGAAAAGACTGATAGATTTTCGCAGGGGCTGATTGATGAACATAGATATAAGAAGGGGAATTTGGAGAATACGAATAGTATGATCGATCATCTTCTTACTTCACAACAATCACAACCTGACTATTACACTGATGAGATTATCAAAGCCATGATTCTG AGCTTGATATTAGCAGGAACAGACACCTCAGCAGTGACATTAGAGTGGACATTATCTGCTCTCGTTAACCATCCAAACATATTAAGTAAGGCTACAaaagaaatagaagatgaggtAGGTAAAGAACAACTTGTAGATGAATCTGATcttcaaaaattattatatcTTAAAAACATAATCCTTGAAACCTTTAGATTATATCCACCGGTTCCACTTCTACTCCCTCACGTGTCATCTGAAGCTTGTATGATTGGAGGATATAATGTACCACGTGACACACTAGTATTAGTCAATTCTTGGGCCATACATAGAGATCCAACAGTATGGGAAGATCCATTAAGTTATAGGCCTGAAAGATATGAGAATGGAGAAGGGGATGGTTTTAAGCTTATGCCATTTGGGCTAGGAAGAAGATCGTGTCCTGGTGCTGGGTTAGCTCATCGAGTGGTGGGATTGACTTTGGCA